The Hydra vulgaris chromosome 14, alternate assembly HydraT2T_AEP genome includes the window aaaattataactctCCAATATAAttgttcaacaaaaaaaaaattaaaaaattaacatactCTTTTTATTGCGAgaactgtatttttttatatctgctGGATAACGACGATAAATTTCTCTAAAACGATTAGTCAGAAAACCCTTTGATGTACCTGGACAGTAGTATAATTcctattttgtaaaatacataTCTGTATTTAgaagacaataaaaaaacttatcaaaattaatCATATAACATTAAGTTTTGTGAACTAAGTAGTAAACAAACAAATGTTAATggaagatttcttttttaaagttttgcttAATTTAAGTACAAGTTATCACCacattgaattttaataaatactgcAAGGGTAATTTGTTGAGACATAAAAGTTAGAATGAGGTCATGTAAACCTGGCGCAGTGATTGTGTTTTTCCTTAAATATAGGTTTCACATACTAGGTTCCATAATAATAGTATAGACTACtacataattgaaaaaaacaaaaaaacttacatgtCCATTTCCGCTTCGACATGCCCTAAACTTAAAAGTTGAAACAATACTTTTTGCCATGGCTAATTGATGCTCTGGTGGAGGATAGCTGtagaagttattaaagtttaatttaaatatatacaaatatatagtTAATTCATAAATGTTATTAGCTAtcaattatgtaattatattatatacatttacatatattattatgttacttatttaattatgtaattatgtCAATTATAATAGATTAAATTAACTACATGATATAATTAACATACATAATGgtacataaataatttattaacgTAATTACATAAAcatgtattataattatatatacttatgaaTACTATTATAAAACTTACTTTCCGTAGCAATCAATTAAGTATGAGCAAGCTACTTTAACAAGAAGACGATGCAAGCGATCATCCATTACAGTCTTCTGTGCCTCAATAACGATACTACTTTTTAAAGGGTGATTTTTTATTGCATCCATTATTGACACAATCTAATagatgattttttagttttataaagctgtataaaaaactaaattacatAGAATCTTCTAGCAaccatatttaatttttattcaaaaactcagatgaaatattaataaaacctgaaaatttaaaaaaatatgtaaaaaatatatttaaatgaaattaaatacaataaacatagataaaatataaataaagttaaaatataaataaagttaaaatataataaaataataaaaaagtatgcaCCATCTTTTTTGAACCGCTTGATTTGTTACGTACAACAGGAGTTACCACAGATGTTTCTATAGTATATCATAGAGTAACTCATGTACCTAACTGTTACTATTTGCATGtcacatcaataaaaaaatgacaaaaaaatacaattttttttattaaaaataaattgaattaacaTACCAATCAGTCCCCCTCTTTGTGATTGAACAGACTTAGATTTTGAACTTGCTAAAGCTGCTTCTAATTACCGTCTCTTAAGAAGAGGTAGCACATTAGACAGATCTGTTTTAACGTTCAAAAACAACAAATCTTCTATTGAACTAGCACCTAGCTCTACCAGAAGTGGTAAGAGACTATCAATATCTTCCACTGGAAGAGCTTTACTTAAGAAGTTATTAGTTTCAtccattattataaaaaacctttattaaaagtaagaaaattaataaacatcatcaatgtttgaacaaaaattgcttatttagaacaacattatcaaaaattatcttaaataaCAAGATGCCActaagatttaaaagtttagccttttaaattaaaaaaaaaactattgctcataatttaaaaaatatatatatattttccatgagttttctaaaaaaatccctGGGTTTTTCAGGTTTTGCCATAAGTTATTTCCAGCTATTCCAGGTTTTTCAGATTGAATGGTAACCCtgaataaacacaaaaatatttcaaaatgaattcataattaagaaaaaaaagaaggtaaatatttcattatgataattttgtttcatcaataataaaatcaaatcaataacaaaaattaaaaattattgtaatatatccAGGTTAATATATTCATGTCTTGTTataacaaaactttcttcagAATACTTTCTGAAGCCAGTTGACAATGACAGTACATGAgaatcaaataaattgtttattgtaaCAACTTTATATTTAGATGTTTTACATACATTATAGCCAGCAATATGAGCATCATAgtgtttagtaaaataaatttcaactaTAAATGTGCATTCATTTTCACAGACAAGTAGATACAGAATCTTTCCAAAACGTGGGAGACTAAGTTTGGTTATCCCTAAAACTACAATAAAGTCTGGCATGTACTTTACACCATCTTTGATAACATAATTTGCACAAAAACATTCTTCATATTGTGGAATTTCACTAAAAACAGATATTGGCAATGGTAAGCAAGCAGACATAATTTCAAGACCAGGACCTACTTCTATACTAAGTATACTTgcaaaatttgacaaattgtaATTATAATTGTTGACGCCATGCAATacttttgcaaacatttttaaagttgtgcAAAATGTGTTATTGCTCCTTTGCAGGGGCATGTTTTCCTTCAAATTCCATACACCAATAACTTGGAGAAGGTCCCAGTTGTAACATTTTTGTAGGATAATGAATAAGAAAATGTTGTTTTGGAATAACAGTATGTTTACAGAAAATATTTCTGTAAACATATTGTGATGAACGCTAATCATCTCtgtttaataagttattaaatgaacAGTCAATTTTGGAGCAAAGACTATTCCACATATTTCCATTAGTAattgaattaaatgaaaatactgGTTATCAGTTTCTACAACATCACCAcgcaacaaacaaaaaaaccttcCTAAACACCAACTTTGTGTTGCATTTATACCTAACCTTTTGTCTTTAACGGGTGATGCGGAAGTTATcggacaaaacaaaaaagtcaataacttatttataaataaaaaaacaaactactgttatattttttttaaataaagcatttatcttttaattttaataattttttatgttaaaaaacacCACCATCTGCAATTGATCTCAATTTTGCTCTGACGCCTTTAATATGCAactgtaaaaagtttaaatcaatTTCTTGCAGTTTTAGTTTAATGCGATCAATCAAAACCTGCTATGTTGAAGCTTGCCAATCTCCCTCGTAAACCTTCTGTGCCAAATGTCcccaaaaattttcaattggtCGCGCTTCAGGCACATATGGGGGATTGGATTCTTTATCAACGTAATAGACATATTGGTCCATCCAATTTAGAGAATCTTTAGAATAATGAGAACTTGCTAAATCTGGCCAAAATAAATAGTTACAGTCTCCATGATACTTGTGAATAAATCGAAGAAGTCGTTTTTCTAaacattcattaatatagattGATGAATTGATCGCTACAGCCTTGGAAGTGCGAAACAATGGCTCGGACATACCACGGTCAGATATGGCTATCCACATTAATAATTTCTTTGGAAATTTCTCTTTTCCTATAAAACAAACACCTTCTGGACAtgtctttttgttgtttgtGTAGTATCCAGAATTTCCAGGCATGTTGTCCCCtgcaaaacaaaagtatttttcgtCATCGATGACTAGAAGCGATTTTGTGTTATAGAGTTTGTTAACTAGTTTCCTACTTTTTTTCTTTGCCTTTATTTGTTGTTCTATAGTGTATTTTGGAGTCTTTTCAcgttttctatatttaatattcatttttttaactgacGATTAATTGTCGATTGATTTACACCGAATTTAATAGCTATTTTTCTCTGACTGACCCATTTTCGATTGTTGACAAGTCTCATTAATTCGGCTTTCTTTTCTCTAGTCCAGGATGTCGGACGACCAGGGTGCTTTCTATCAGAAAGCGATTGAACAGTTTCAAGTCTTTTTAGGTTATCATATATTGTACTTCGAGCAAATCcttctttttcaaaatgatttacgattattaggtttatttacaaaaaacatttttagtcgCTTTCGAAAAGATTCTCGTTCAGCTGCATTTAacctcattttaaataattgtgtttcaaatattaaagtttatattttatagaacgTTTATGCCTACgcataaaaccacaaaaactaattattatgcTCAAATAATGAAATTAGGATTTGTCCGATAACTTCCGCATCACCCATTAGAAACAAGTTTTTCACGTGTTATTGGCAATGgcctattttttttatcaatgccAAAATAAAAGGTTTGCAGTCGGCCATTGAATTCGTCAATAGTCAACAGGCAATGAATTAGTAATAAGCGAtgaagaacaatttttaattcataCTGTAAACAACCTTCAAGTATATCATGCATTGAATCTGGGCAAATGTTCTCAGGAACAGAAAAATACTGAAGCTCTGACAAGGGATTTTGTTTATATACACCAGACAATTTATTACTATCAGCATCACCAAAAAGTGCTTGATAATCTGCAATGTGATGTTCCTTAGTTCTTAAGTCTAAATCTTCTTCATAAAAAGTGTGTTGCATTTGTTCTTTTGTTGTATAGCAGTAATGGCAGCTCTTATTAGCATTAAAGTTTGAACTAAATCCAAAAAATTGGTGCAATTCAAGATTGTCCCCAGACCACAAAACTACTGCACCATATATGCAAACGTAACTTCCGTTTATATACAATTTAACTCCTTTCTCTAGAACTACCAAGTcctttattaatcattttaaaagtttttcatatcCATACTTTGCAACATCAGCtgcaaaacaataatttactgGATATATGTTGGCCAATTTAGAGCATCTCTTtgtgttaacattttttatggaaaaataaacAGCACAAACTTTGTGAACTTTAGTTTTTCAACCTAAAGGGTTTACTGTTTCAAAATCATCACAGTATAGTTGCAGCTGAAGAGCAACTGGATGTTTTTGATATAATGGgtgatttttatattgttctgCATCCCTATaacaagttaatttatttaattttgtataaatgttattatctattttatcaACTGTGTGCTTAGAAATCAccatagaaaaagtttttagtatAGGAATATACTGCATAGTTTCATGTACATAACTTATCACATTACTTCTAGAAATTTTATGACGCATTTCAGATCTGAACccaacagtttttttaataggtACAACCATCCCTTTTTGTTGTAATTGTTTTCTTTGCAAGCATGTAGATGTAATTAAACTACATTTTACACAATCACATTCAATGTTGTTTAAGACATTGTTTACTCTACTAGCGACTGTTTCTTCAATGTGCATTGTTTTTTGTACACTTTTAATTACAGtggataaaatattttgaatacttttaccTACATACTGAATTACAACTTCACTTGTGTTACGGCATCTGAGAGTCATTAAAACATCTATAAtcatttcttttatcttttccCCATTTAATGCACTTGAACAAATATTATGAATGAAATCTTTATTAATATGTGCTGATGtataatttatgataataaCCTTGCTGATCTATTTGCTCACCATAGCTTTCCACAGgagaaatatttatactttcatATTCCAGACAAGGATCACTTGGATGCTTtctatataaatgaattttaaggGCATGGACACTGTCATATGTTCTGCAACAACCACCTTGTCTGCAAGGAATTTTACAAATTTGTGTTGAAGAAATACCATGGCGATAatgaaaatgtttcaaaagatcACTTACTGTCTCCAATGATACTAAAACGGACTCacaaaatacacaaaaataacccattttttatagttaatattgATGAAGATATTGTAAGTAATTaaatacaaactaaaaattataaatcttatttcGAAAAAGCagtattgtaaatttaaaaaatctgttatatgaaaataatacaaattccATGAGGTTTTACGCACGCGTATCTTGAGACTTCTTTAACACAAGACTTGTGTCAGCAAGaaaatagcaaaatattttagcttCCAGGAAACGCATGCgcttttaaatcatatttttttaatttaacacaaAGTTGTGTTAAATGAAAGCAACACAAGATGAAGTGTTGCTTTTCAACATAAGGTTTTTTAcagtgtatatgtatatatatatatatatatatatatatatatatatatatatatatatatatatatatatatatatatatatatatatatacatatatatatatatatatatatatatatatatatatatatatatatatatatatatatatatatatatatatatgtatatatatatctatatctatattctatatttatatatatatatatatatgtgtgtgtgtgtgtgtgtgtgtgtgtgtgtgtgtgtgtgtgtgtgtgtgtgtgtgtgtgtgtgtgtgtgtgtgtgtgtcttaAGTTTACGGTATGATGCgtatattaaagattttagtcCAAATTTGAAAGTCCAAAAGTAAAACTGtaatacgtaaaaaaaaaagtaaaactattttctcttttaattagtttcagtttttttttatatcaatttacCATATTCATATcatatatcaataatataacTGATATATGGTATGAATATTCTCAGAAAACAATgagttttgattaaaaaaaatgaaataagaacTCGGTTGATGTCAGATTTCAATAATCATAcgtaatcaaatttttatgtatatgttCATATGCCATTCATTAATAGCGCGAAGGTTATCTAAACTTATCATTTGtgtaaaaaagtgttaaaatggccttattaagtattataaacGGTGGGCTAATTTGTGTCGGCATAACATTTGCTATATTGTCGATCACAGGAAACTATTGGTTATTGGGTTCTTCTTCGCCCAGAGGATTATGGTTTAATTGTACTAATGGTTGtgaaaaaatacataacaaaaaaggtattgtttttcaaacaaaaatttttaaattttcaactcTTTTCCATAAATATTTAGGTGCTctttacaagtaaaaaatgataCCTATGGTACTTATGATCAGGATTTGTctttattccttttttatgaAGACAAGTTAGTTaatgcataaaagttatattataatatacaatatataatttttaccaatatacaatataataatagttacaacatatataatttttaccaaaatacaCAAAATACGACTTTTTATTAGGAAAAGATAAATCAAAATGTTACAAGGTAACAAataaagagaaagaaaaaaatctaaatttaagactataaaaatattcaaaattttcaacgcaattttttttaattgtgaaataacaaataaaaagtgaaataacaAATTGTCaggaaaaatgaaataaatatataaataaaaacaataataaataaaaacaataaataaaatcaaatataaataaaataaataaaaacaaatttgcacATTATATTACTTGCAATAAATTTATACGTTATAACTTTTCTattgaaaatacaaaataaaagatttcaaaatagaaaaaaataaaatgtcgatcaaactctttaaaataaaaataaaaaatgatgttaattaatttagattaaatactaattaaaccAAACCAAAATAAATAGGAAGCTTGGGTAAGGAGCTTATATGGAGAATttctacatataaaaaaattttttaagaataattcaACCAAAGCCACACtatgtttaaaaagataaactttgAAAAGTTTATCTATACCAACTAGATATCTTCAGAAGAAGATTACGCATTACGTCACCAGCATTTGCTTCAATATTGCTTTGAATGGACCGTTCCCTCTATAGAAAAAAACCGCAATGCATTTTGGTCTTTGTATTCAccgaaaataaacaaatctgtgataaagctttttaaaataaacagtcaagtaatttaatttaaaaagacttttcaaaatgatttcaAATGATACAATGTCTTGTGATAAACTAATAACTCATtctattaaagaaaatattactgttgagtcaacaacaacaacaaaataccGCGGTGGCATAACTTGTTGTGTTCCATTATGCAACAATAATTcgctcaaaaacaaaaacttatcgTTTTACATCATCCCAAAAGAAagtaatttgagaaaaaaatggCTATCTTTAATTAGTAGGAAAAACTTTGTTCCTCCTACTTCTCATTGGGTTTGTTCAGTCCACTTTACAGGAGGAAAAAAGACTTATATGAACAACTGTCCATCTTTACTGTCAAAACAAGTTAAAGACAACATAAAAAAACCCAGAATCACAGTAAATAGTTCGATtggatataaaagaaaaatagacgAAATTGAAAACGACAAAAAtgatgttattttttcatttgaagaaaCCGAGtctgaaaagttaaaaaaagaaattattatccTTAAGGACAAACTgaacattataaaaactaaaaagaaagaaatgaaaaatattattatgaacCAAAATCACACTatcaatcaattaaaatttacagTTGACAGATTTAAACATAATCAAGCCCACTTTAAATTTTACACTGGCTTTGAATCATACAatctatttaaagttttactagAATATTTAGAACCTGCTGCAAGCAAACTTATATATTGGGGGTCAAATACAAACATTGAAAATATAACAGactttaattacaataaaaagggAAGAGGACGCATAATGAGTTCAGAGTCtgaattgtttttagttttaacaagATTTCGACGTGGCCTTTTGGTTGAAGACATGGCACTGCACTTTGACATATCCTCAAGTCATGTTAGTAGAATCATAGTGACATGGACTGATTTTTTGCATTCTCAAATGCGTATGCTACCAATTTGGGCAACAAAACAAACTGTAAAAGAAACAATgccaaaatgttttaaagaaaaatatgaatCAACAAGGGTAATCTTAGACTGCACTGAACTGTTTATCGAAATCCCTACATCTTTTCGAAGCCAGTCTGCaactttttctaattataaacataaaaatacagcAAAAGGATTTATTGGAATAGCACCAAATGGAGCCATAACTTTTGTTTCTGATTTATACTGTGGTCGTTTTTTGGACAAACAAATTACTAAAGATTGTGGCATATACAACCTGCTTGAACCAGGAGACAGTGTAATGGCAGATAGAGGTTTTGATATTGCTGATGATTTACCGGAaaacgttttattaaatataccaCCATTTCTAAATGGAAAAGCTCAACTCAGTCTAGAAGATGAGAATGAAACTAGAAAAATTGCTGCTGTTTGTATTCATGTAGAAAGAGCAATACAgcgaataaaaaattatcacattTTACAAACACCATTTAAATTGTCTATGGCAccagaaattaataaaacttgGATAGTTTGTTGTTATCTAGCAAACTTTTTGCCACAACTTGtttcagataaataaaatgtttgtaaaaaatagaaaaacagttAATCTAAActgcaaatatattttcttgCATAAACTCAAagtaaaatttagttaattttggttaagttttttcCAATTGctctttaagaaatttaatactctcgataaaaacatttttttcagtataaactataaaatctaGTTCTGTGACCTCTAATAATGCCATAACACCTtgacattgataaaaataaacatgatttTGTTTAAGCATTGTTTTACCATCAacaacagaaagaaaaaatatttaatctagGCAAGCTTCAGCTatagttaaatctttttttgaataaggACATTTGATTTCAACAGcccttattttttcatttacaaatacaatGCAATCAGGGCATGTACCGAGCCAAGGCCATTTTGGGTTTATGATAAACCCACATTTCGTTACTGatacgttttttatattttcatacttttttattgcggtgtttttatttattttacccCAATTACAAGCTTTGTTGCAAgagctttttttattgtttttcaaaattctatTCAAAATAGAGGCAggaaatatacttttttgtctATTAATAACAAAACCAAAGTTTGAAGATGTCAAgcgtttttttctttcttcaagCCATAAACTTATAGATTGTGATAAAGTAGCTTGTTCCAAAGtctttattttctcttttgatagaactaaatattttgaaataaacatcAATTGAGTTTCATCAAATTCAAATGAATCACTGAATTCTACTTCAAATCCATTAACTATGTTATCAACAAGATTAAACATGGCATCAGAATTTAAATAGagttcttttaaatttagcTGATATTCAGATATTGATGTTTCATAGTAAAACGTGGAATGATAATTGTTTCCTTTTAAAAGATTTCCAAATGCTATTCCTTCTCCTAGATTATATAAACTATCagacagttttttaatttttttatcgcttttatgtatgcagatgatacaaacctATTCCTTTCTAACTATGATATCgctgaactttttaaaacaatgaacgaAGAACTCAGACATATATCTAATTGGTTTAAGTGTAATAAGTTAAccttaaatattaataaaacaaaatgggttTTATTTCATTAGATTACAAAAAAACGATTTCTCCCTACAAATTTACCTCAAATTTTTATCGATCAAAAGGAAATCAAAAGAGTTtctgttacaaaatttttaggtgtttatcttgatgaaaatattacttggaatcaccatattgattatataagcacaaaaatttctaaaagcatGGGGATCCTATATAAATTACGAATCTATCTCGATAAGAAAGTCTTAATAcaactttattactcatttatacatagttatttaaattatgctaatattgcttggggatgtactgaaaaaagtaagttgcaacgtctttatctcCGTCAGAAACGCGCAATCCGtataatcaattttgcaaatcGCTTCTCTCATTCGAAGCATTATTTTATGGAAATGagaattttgaatatatacgagttaaatgtatttaatactttatgttttgtatatatgtggaTAAATAACTTATCCGTAGCCgttttcaaagatcttttttctCTTAAACCAATCAGTAAATATGCTttgagaaataataactttttaaatgaacctttttgtcaaacaaactttaaccAATTTTGTTTTACCTATCAAGcgccacacctttggaataaacttgttttgccgaattttaattttgaagtacctattactttttgcctttttaaaaaaaaactgaaaaatctcATTCTttcattagataatattttgagttattattagtagtaaaagttaaaaatattttttggtctacttttttattgtttatatacatgtttacgtttatagaattttattccttctaattttatttattgttcatatactttttactttttaacttccACATTGGTTTACTCTTGTATACAATTCTGATGACAAGATCATCTTGATCTTTCTTCAGATCAGATTATTTATCTTGtagttttgtaaaagtttattaacttttctttttatctcatctttgttaaatgcttatttgaggttctgacgacaagatccttgtgatcttctttcagataccttgtttatatttgttattttttatcattgtaagtttatattattatttttactattttttattttaagctgtACAAcgattaacaaatgtaaaccaaataaaaaaaaaaaaaaaaaaaaaaaaatacaaagaccAAAATGTTTTGGTCTTTGTATTTTTGGTGTAGCAAATGTGATAATGAtccaaagtaaaaataaaatagttgactaactacaataaaaattaaaattactgcaacttatatttaaaaaggctacttatacttatatactcctttttattttctttggtgccccaaaagacttttttttgagCCCGTGGCGACGCCCTCCTTAGTTACTtagttaattttacaataaaacaacatttaaaaattagttttcattatttgtgACGTTAAGTTTGTGAGACcttattagtatttatttagcGGCCTAACTTATGAGATGGTAAGAAAGTTCGGTCAAAGtagatgttttcattttaaactaaatattgagtactagtttatttttcatttttttatttttacaatatcaattatcaatataattttctgTATGTttcaggaaaatttttttttatttacgcGTAATAAACAAAGGTTTAAAGCTTAAGTGACCAAACTTAGGCGGTTTTACGGTACATATGAATTATATAATATgaagtaaaaataactaaaaaccaaaataaaataaaataaatccttGTATGGATAAAACTCTTATAAAATGttcacaaaataaacaaaaactttataataaatttttataaaacggaACTGAAGAGaatgaaaaaagttacaaaaaatataagtgcttttacaaaaatcttctcaagaaagttaaaaaaaactattatagtaaagaaattacaaaaaacaaattcaatgtaaaaaaacatgGGATGTAATTAACGATAGAACGGgaagaaagaaaattaaatacgGCTATACTACCTCAAAGAATCCATTGCAAATTATTGTCCATTACAAATCTCGAATGAATTAATTACTTTACAAACATTGGCCCTAACCTTGCTAATAAAGTTATAAGTacaccaaattttttttcaaaaatatttcaaatcttTATATGGCACGATACTACAAGATCGCAACTTTTTTCGTAAAGAGTATGaaattgctttttcttttttaaaaaagaataaattaccTGGCTTTGATGACGTTTCTAGTAATACCgttatttcaaacaaaagcTACATCTCAAGACTTTTGTtccatattataaaactttaaaatatgggATTTTTCTTGAAGCACTAAAGTTAGCAAAAGTatatccaatttaaaaaaataatgatctGAAATCTCTAACTATAGAACTGTATAAGTAATTTctgtaaattcaaaaatatttgaacctGTAATTTGTAATAGAATAtataaccattttaatgaaaataatttaattttcacaAAACAGTTTAGTTATCGGAAAAACCATTCAACAGAACAGGCAATAATTGAAATAGTAGACCAAATTACTACAGGATTTGAAATATTAGCTTCACTCTAGGATTATTtgttgacctatcaaaagcatttaatatgGTTGATCGccatattcttttaaaaaaaaaaacactacgATGTGATAAATAAAATCTCTTATTGGCTAAAAAGCTACCTCAATTAAAGAAAACATGATCTTATGAGTAAGGAAACAGAACAACTTAGAATTTTATGTGGAGTTCCACAGGGGTCAGTTCTTGCTCTGTTGCTTTTCTTGATTTCtgtaaatgatttatataatgaATCAGCAAAGC containing:
- the LOC136090555 gene encoding uncharacterized protein LOC136090555 isoform X3, giving the protein MIVSIMDAIKNHPLKSSIVIEAQKTVMDDRLHRLLVKVACSYLIDCYGNYPPPEHQLAMAKSIVSTFKFRACRSGNGHELYYCPGTSKGFLTNRFREIYRRYPADIKKYSSRNKKSNEFFAVGDGSMQINNEEYELIKIKLMHLIYTDRNKNEIVELMNKSRLCRQIWIQNDSPTASMILEEFPRFLDTPLLKMFSFIGNKNF
- the LOC136090555 gene encoding uncharacterized protein LOC136090555 isoform X2; the protein is MDAIKNHPLKSSIVIEAQKTVMDDRLHRLLVKVACSYLIDCYGNYPPPEHQLAMAKSIVSTFKFRACRSGNGHELYYCPGTSKGFLTNRFREIYRRYPADIKKYSSRNKKSNEFFAVGDGSMQINNEEYELIKIKLMHLIYTDRNKNEIVELMNKSRLCRQIWIQNDSPTASMILEEFPRFLDTPLLLDNEFKFINQNYVENVQFYWKQKFLNK
- the LOC136090555 gene encoding uncharacterized protein LOC136090555 isoform X1, translated to MIVSIMDAIKNHPLKSSIVIEAQKTVMDDRLHRLLVKVACSYLIDCYGNYPPPEHQLAMAKSIVSTFKFRACRSGNGHELYYCPGTSKGFLTNRFREIYRRYPADIKKYSSRNKKSNEFFAVGDGSMQINNEEYELIKIKLMHLIYTDRNKNEIVELMNKSRLCRQIWIQNDSPTASMILEEFPRFLDTPLLLDNEFKFINQNYVENVQFYWKQKFLNK